In Streptomyces sp. NBC_01439, the following are encoded in one genomic region:
- a CDS encoding SulP family inorganic anion transporter: MSARGKPSLLPLGLRGYRQAWLGRDALAGITVAAYLVPQAMAYAGVAGLPPVVGLWAVLPAMVFYALIGSSRLLSVGPESTTALMTAVAVGPLAGGDPGRYAVLAAALAVVVGLVSLAAWAVRLGFLADLLSRPVLVGYLAGVALIMIVDQLPRLTGVRATGSGFFSQLYTFALNVSDVHWPTVVLAAAVLVLLLVAPRYWRTVPRPLLALVAVTALVAAFGLDERYGIAVIGSVPSGLPVPALPTPGDLPQLVIPALGVLLVGYSDVILTARAFADRGDPLPLDPNRELLALGAANLGAGLMHGFPVSSSASRTALAQSAKARSQAYSLFAALAVLMVLLFLGPLLAHTPSAVLGAIVVYAAVRLVEVGEFRRLAAFRRRELLLALGCLLGVLALGILYGVLVAVILSVVELLARVARPHDAVEGMVPGLAGMHDVDDYPTARTVPGLLIYRYDSPLFFANAENFRRRALAAVDEQRSPTRWFVLNTEANVEVDITALDAVETLRQELEDRGIVLALARVKQELREDLDAYGLTASVGADRIYPTLPTALEAYRAWGRGAGFAAE, from the coding sequence ATGTCCGCACGTGGAAAGCCGTCCCTGCTGCCTCTCGGACTCCGGGGGTACCGCCAGGCATGGCTCGGCCGGGACGCACTGGCCGGCATCACCGTTGCCGCATATCTGGTGCCCCAGGCCATGGCTTATGCGGGGGTGGCCGGGCTGCCACCGGTCGTGGGGCTCTGGGCCGTGCTGCCGGCCATGGTCTTCTACGCCCTGATCGGTTCCTCACGGCTGCTGTCGGTGGGACCCGAGTCGACCACCGCGCTGATGACGGCCGTCGCCGTGGGGCCGCTCGCAGGAGGGGACCCGGGCCGGTACGCGGTTCTCGCGGCGGCCCTCGCCGTGGTCGTCGGCCTGGTGTCGCTGGCGGCCTGGGCCGTGCGCCTCGGGTTCCTCGCCGACCTGCTCTCACGGCCCGTGCTCGTCGGCTACCTCGCCGGTGTCGCCCTGATCATGATCGTCGACCAGCTGCCCCGGCTCACCGGAGTACGAGCCACCGGCTCCGGCTTCTTCTCACAGCTGTACACCTTCGCCCTCAACGTCTCGGACGTTCACTGGCCGACCGTCGTCCTGGCCGCCGCTGTGCTCGTCCTGCTCCTGGTGGCGCCGAGGTACTGGCGGACGGTTCCGCGTCCCCTGCTCGCCCTTGTCGCCGTCACCGCCCTGGTGGCGGCATTCGGGCTGGACGAGCGGTACGGGATCGCCGTGATCGGATCCGTACCCTCCGGGCTGCCCGTGCCCGCGCTGCCGACCCCCGGCGACCTTCCGCAGCTGGTGATCCCGGCGCTGGGCGTCCTTCTCGTCGGCTACTCGGACGTGATCCTCACCGCCCGGGCCTTCGCCGACCGGGGCGACCCGCTTCCGCTCGACCCCAACCGTGAGCTGCTCGCCCTGGGGGCGGCGAACCTGGGGGCGGGCCTCATGCACGGGTTCCCCGTCAGCAGCAGCGCCAGCCGCACCGCGCTGGCCCAGTCGGCGAAGGCACGGAGCCAGGCCTACTCCCTGTTCGCCGCACTCGCGGTACTGATGGTCCTCCTCTTCCTGGGGCCGCTCCTGGCTCACACTCCGAGCGCCGTCCTCGGCGCCATCGTGGTCTACGCCGCCGTCCGCCTCGTCGAAGTGGGCGAGTTCCGGCGTCTCGCGGCCTTCCGCCGGCGCGAGCTGCTGCTGGCGCTCGGATGCCTCCTGGGTGTTCTGGCCCTCGGCATCCTGTACGGCGTGCTCGTCGCCGTGATCCTGTCCGTGGTCGAGTTGCTGGCCCGTGTGGCCCGCCCGCACGACGCCGTGGAAGGCATGGTGCCCGGGCTCGCCGGCATGCACGACGTGGACGACTACCCGACGGCGCGGACGGTTCCGGGGCTGCTGATCTACCGTTATGACTCGCCGCTGTTCTTCGCCAACGCGGAGAACTTCCGCCGCCGTGCCCTGGCAGCGGTCGACGAGCAGCGGTCTCCGACGCGCTGGTTCGTCCTCAACACCGAGGCGAACGTGGAGGTGGACATCACAGCGCTGGACGCCGTGGAGACACTCCGCCAGGAACTCGAGGACCGCGGCATCGTCCTCGCCCTGGCCAGGGTCAAACAGGAACTCCGCGAGGACCTGGACGCTTACGGCCTGACCGCCTCGGTGGGCGCCGACCGCATCTACCCGACCCTGCCCACGGCTCTGGAGGCCTATCGGGCATGGGGCCGCGGGGCAGGGTTCGCGGCGGAATGA
- the ppk2 gene encoding polyphosphate kinase 2, whose product MGLKKAVYEDELLRLQTELIKLQEWVRAEGARLVVVFEGRDAAGKGGTIKRVTEHLNPRVARIAALPTPTERERSQWYFQRYVEHLPAAGEIVVFDRSWYNRAGVEHVMGFCTPAEHRLFLRQCPLFERMLVEDGILLRKYWFSVSDAVQEERFRARAKDPLRRWKLSPMDLESLTRWEAYSRAKDEMLVHTDTADAPWYVVESDDKRSARLNMIAHLLSSLPYADVALPSLTLPPRPPSTGYQRPPKDLQNAVPDHASTLGKG is encoded by the coding sequence ATGGGCCTGAAGAAGGCGGTCTACGAGGACGAGCTGCTGCGGCTCCAGACGGAGCTGATCAAACTCCAGGAGTGGGTGCGTGCGGAGGGCGCTCGGCTCGTGGTCGTCTTCGAGGGCCGCGACGCGGCGGGCAAGGGAGGAACGATCAAGCGTGTCACGGAGCACCTCAACCCCCGTGTCGCACGCATCGCGGCCCTGCCCACGCCGACGGAGCGGGAGCGCAGCCAGTGGTACTTCCAGCGCTACGTCGAGCACCTGCCCGCCGCCGGTGAGATCGTCGTGTTCGACCGCAGCTGGTACAACCGCGCCGGAGTCGAGCACGTCATGGGCTTCTGCACACCGGCGGAACACCGGCTCTTCCTGCGTCAGTGTCCGCTCTTCGAGCGCATGCTCGTCGAAGACGGGATCCTGCTCCGCAAGTACTGGTTCTCCGTCAGCGACGCAGTGCAGGAGGAGCGGTTCCGCGCCCGGGCGAAGGACCCGCTGCGGCGCTGGAAGCTCTCCCCGATGGACCTGGAGTCCCTCACGCGCTGGGAGGCCTACTCGCGGGCCAAGGACGAAATGCTCGTCCACACCGACACGGCGGACGCCCCCTGGTACGTGGTCGAGAGCGACGACAAGCGCAGCGCGAGACTCAACATGATCGCCCACCTGCTGTCCTCGCTTCCCTACGCGGACGTGGCCCTGCCTTCACTCACCCTGCCGCCCCGTCCTCCTTCCACCGGATACCAGCGTCCTCCCAAGGACCTGCAGAACGCCGTCCCCGACCATGCGTCCACGCTCGGCAAGGGCTGA
- a CDS encoding sensor histidine kinase, with the protein MRLDELLDELQARIDEVRGTRDRVHSLLEAVVSVGRELDLAQVLRRIVEAAALLVDAEYGALGVIGPDGRTLSQFLTVGLTDAEIAEIGPLPAGHGLLGEVIHHPEPLRLTDLGAHSSSYGFPAHHPPMRTFLGVPIRVREEVFGNLYLTDKRGGIDFDTEDETVISTLSVAAGVAIDNARLYEGSQRQQRWLKANAEITESLLSGSSRPAVLELIARRAQEITAARLADIAMPVAGIDGLVVEFAADADGAERQGLVVPFAGTLAGAAHLAGKPVTAVQAWADERYPAESQIQEGLGPAVAVPLGTAGGESRGVLLLARPAGEPAFGEGELEPLVAFAGQAALALELAERRRDAEQIALLEERDRIARDLHDLAIQRLFATGMTLQSAARLVEHEGAAERVGRAVDDLDETIKIIRSTIFGLRTKDREGGPGLRARAARAVGDAATTLGHPPRLSMEGLLDTDVPPHIADHVMAVLGELLSNAARHAQATRVGVTLKAGQGEVVLTVSDNGKGIPAQGRRSGLLNLDERARSLGGSFTHETPDDGGTRLVWRAPLPTGG; encoded by the coding sequence ATGCGGCTGGACGAGCTGCTGGACGAGCTCCAAGCGCGCATCGACGAGGTGCGCGGCACCCGCGACCGGGTGCACAGCCTCCTGGAAGCCGTGGTGTCGGTGGGGCGGGAGCTGGATCTCGCCCAGGTACTGCGGCGGATCGTGGAGGCGGCCGCGCTGCTCGTCGACGCCGAATACGGCGCGCTGGGAGTGATCGGCCCCGACGGCCGGACTCTCTCACAGTTCCTGACCGTGGGGCTCACGGATGCGGAGATCGCCGAGATCGGTCCCCTGCCGGCGGGCCACGGCCTGCTCGGGGAGGTCATCCACCACCCGGAACCGCTGCGCCTGACGGATCTCGGCGCGCACTCCTCGTCCTACGGCTTTCCGGCCCATCACCCGCCGATGCGTACGTTCCTGGGTGTGCCGATCCGGGTCCGCGAGGAGGTGTTCGGCAATCTCTATCTGACCGACAAGCGTGGCGGAATCGACTTCGACACCGAGGACGAGACGGTGATCTCCACCCTCTCGGTGGCGGCGGGTGTCGCGATCGACAACGCGCGGCTCTACGAGGGCTCGCAGCGCCAGCAGCGATGGCTCAAGGCCAATGCGGAAATCACCGAAAGCCTGCTGTCCGGCAGCTCCCGCCCGGCGGTACTGGAGCTCATCGCCCGCCGCGCACAAGAGATCACCGCGGCACGCCTCGCGGACATCGCCATGCCCGTGGCCGGTATCGACGGCCTGGTCGTGGAGTTCGCGGCCGATGCGGACGGAGCCGAGCGGCAAGGTCTCGTCGTCCCCTTCGCGGGCACGCTCGCAGGAGCGGCGCACCTCGCCGGCAAACCCGTCACAGCGGTGCAAGCCTGGGCCGACGAGCGCTATCCCGCTGAGTCCCAGATTCAGGAAGGGTTGGGGCCCGCCGTGGCAGTCCCGTTGGGCACCGCGGGCGGCGAAAGCAGAGGTGTCCTGCTGCTCGCGCGCCCGGCGGGAGAGCCGGCGTTCGGCGAGGGCGAGCTGGAGCCGCTCGTCGCCTTCGCAGGTCAGGCCGCACTCGCCTTGGAGCTGGCGGAGCGGCGCCGGGACGCCGAGCAGATAGCACTGCTGGAGGAGCGCGACCGGATCGCCCGTGACCTGCACGACCTGGCGATCCAGCGGCTCTTCGCGACCGGCATGACCTTGCAGAGCGCTGCCCGGCTCGTCGAGCACGAAGGGGCGGCCGAGAGGGTCGGCCGGGCGGTCGACGACCTGGACGAAACGATCAAGATCATCCGGTCGACGATCTTCGGGCTGCGTACCAAGGACCGCGAGGGCGGCCCTGGTTTGCGGGCGCGCGCCGCCCGTGCCGTCGGCGACGCGGCCACCACCCTCGGTCACCCGCCGCGTCTGAGCATGGAGGGCCTGCTCGACACCGACGTACCTCCGCACATAGCCGACCACGTCATGGCTGTGCTGGGTGAACTCCTCAGCAACGCCGCCCGCCACGCACAGGCGACCCGGGTCGGAGTGACCCTCAAGGCGGGCCAGGGCGAGGTCGTGCTGACCGTCTCGGACAACGGGAAGGGCATTCCGGCCCAAGGCCGCAGAAGCGGCCTGCTCAACCTCGACGAGCGGGCGCGGAGCCTGGGCGGCTCCTTCACTCACGAGACTCCGGATGACGGGGGTACAAGGCTCGTCTGGCGGGCTCCCCTCCCCACCGGGGGCTGA
- a CDS encoding pyridoxamine 5'-phosphate oxidase family protein, with the protein MDHEGNPLRAREVGDTTARRYMRELDRAEALWLLSTVSLGRIVFTQHALPAVRPVNHLVENEAIIVRIHEDGALASLAAPADAPGVVVAYEADVIDSVTHLGWSVVVTGYARVVSDADEMDRYAHLLRPWVAHRMTSTLRIRPDLVTGFRLEADPTQPVPAARG; encoded by the coding sequence ATGGATCACGAAGGCAACCCGCTACGGGCCCGAGAGGTCGGTGACACGACAGCCCGCCGCTACATGCGGGAGCTGGACAGGGCCGAGGCTCTGTGGCTGCTCTCGACGGTGTCCCTGGGGCGCATCGTCTTCACACAGCACGCGCTGCCCGCCGTCCGACCGGTGAACCATCTCGTCGAGAACGAGGCCATCATCGTCCGGATACATGAGGACGGGGCATTGGCATCCCTGGCGGCACCCGCCGACGCTCCCGGCGTGGTGGTCGCTTACGAAGCGGACGTCATCGATTCCGTCACGCACCTCGGTTGGAGCGTTGTCGTCACTGGTTACGCGAGGGTGGTGTCAGATGCCGACGAGATGGACCGGTACGCGCACTTGCTGCGTCCATGGGTGGCGCACCGGATGACCAGCACCCTGAGGATCCGTCCGGATCTCGTCACCGGGTTCCGGCTGGAGGCGGACCCGACGCAGCCCGTGCCCGCGGCCCGGGGCTGA
- a CDS encoding STAS domain-containing protein, with protein sequence MTTALIDLRTVARDDRGLRIALAGELDFHTAGRVEPRLAELAGFGHRNMVLDLSGISFCDSSGIELFLWLHQRCRSAGTQLLLRGVPPLLVKSMQVLGVDRSLPLAVT encoded by the coding sequence ATGACGACCGCCTTGATCGACCTGAGGACCGTGGCACGCGACGACCGCGGCCTGAGGATCGCCCTGGCCGGAGAGCTCGACTTCCATACGGCGGGACGAGTGGAACCACGCCTCGCCGAACTCGCCGGATTCGGCCACCGCAACATGGTCCTGGACTTGTCCGGGATCTCCTTCTGCGACAGCTCAGGCATCGAACTCTTCCTCTGGCTCCACCAGCGCTGCCGTAGCGCGGGCACCCAGCTCCTGCTCCGCGGCGTACCACCCCTGCTGGTCAAGTCCATGCAGGTGCTCGGTGTCGACCGCAGCCTGCCGCTCGCCGTGACGTGA
- a CDS encoding universal stress protein, whose product MKRTLVVGVDGSPESRAAADWAAREAVRRDLPLHVVHAWLWQPLAVPIVQDRDTESRRADDILKEVEQELTHRYPSLALTAEVLCDTPVPALLRTAKEAELLILGTRGHGALLGFLLGSYGQQVIAAAECPVVSVRSRHGRPLAVPEEGEVVVGQQGGVEESAEVLRVAFEAAAARKVPLRAVRAWNLPPVYGYSPGSMWIAEQFGGLEPFEKAALDQALEPWRLRFPEVEVVAHVERGSAGHVLLSEASDAQLVVVGRRVRESAVGTRIGSVAHAVLHHAACPVAVVPHH is encoded by the coding sequence GTGAAGCGCACCCTCGTTGTCGGAGTGGACGGATCCCCGGAAAGCCGGGCCGCCGCGGACTGGGCCGCGCGCGAAGCCGTACGGCGTGACCTGCCCCTGCACGTGGTCCACGCCTGGCTGTGGCAGCCGCTCGCCGTCCCGATCGTCCAGGACCGCGACACCGAATCCCGCCGGGCCGACGACATCCTGAAGGAGGTCGAGCAGGAGCTCACCCACCGGTACCCGTCGCTCGCGCTCACCGCAGAAGTCCTGTGCGACACGCCCGTGCCGGCCCTGCTGCGCACCGCCAAGGAAGCCGAGCTGCTGATCCTCGGCACCCGCGGGCACGGAGCCCTGCTCGGCTTCCTGCTCGGCTCCTACGGTCAGCAGGTGATCGCGGCCGCCGAGTGCCCCGTCGTCTCCGTCCGATCCCGCCACGGCAGGCCGCTGGCCGTGCCGGAAGAGGGCGAGGTCGTCGTGGGGCAGCAGGGTGGAGTGGAGGAATCAGCCGAGGTACTGCGCGTCGCGTTCGAGGCGGCCGCGGCGCGCAAGGTCCCGCTCCGCGCCGTCCGGGCCTGGAACCTGCCCCCGGTGTACGGATACAGCCCCGGCTCGATGTGGATCGCCGAGCAGTTCGGCGGTCTGGAGCCGTTCGAGAAGGCCGCGCTGGACCAGGCGCTGGAGCCGTGGCGGCTGAGGTTTCCCGAGGTGGAGGTCGTCGCGCACGTGGAGCGGGGCAGCGCCGGCCACGTGCTGCTGTCGGAGGCTTCGGACGCCCAGCTGGTCGTCGTCGGCCGCCGGGTCCGCGAGTCGGCGGTGGGTACGCGCATCGGTTCGGTGGCCCATGCCGTGCTCCACCACGCGGCCTGCCCCGTCGCCGTCGTCCCGCACCACTGA
- a CDS encoding phosphoketolase family protein, whose product MTALSAHSISQLDAHWRAANYLAVGQIYLMGNPLLTQPLRPEHIKPRLLGHWGTSPGLNLVHTHLNRVVKERALEALCVWGPGHGGPAVLANSWLEGTYSETYPDVSRDADGMAKLFRQFSFPGGVPSHVAPETPGSVHEGGELGYALAHAYGAAFDHPGLLVACVIGDGEAETGPLAASWHSNKFLDPVHDGAVLPILHLNGYKIANPTVLSRIPEDELDALLRGYGHDPLYVTGSDPTQVHHAMARAMDHALDRIALIQQEARTAGTDPGREYARWPMIVLRTPKGWTGPANVDGDPVEGTWRAHQVPLAGVRENPAHLQQLEAWLRSYRPEELFDADGRPTAQVLACVPDGEHRLGAVPYANGGRLLRPLPLPALDQHAVPVDKPGRTLHEPTRVLGRFLTQIMRDTAERRDFRVVGPDETASNRLDDLYEATGKAWQGITEATDRNLSRDGRVMEILSEHVCQGWLEGYLLTGRHGLFSTYEAFAHIVDSMVAQHIKWLKTSRELSWRAPIASLNYLLTSHVWRQDNNGFSHQDPGFVDHVLNKSPDVVRVYLPPDANTLLAVADHALRSRDQVNVIVAGKQPCFDWLPIDEARTHVTRGAGIWEWAGTDHGSREPDVVLACAGDVPTMEVLAAAALLREHLPSLAVRVVNVVDIARLMPHEEHPHGMTNPEYDALFTTDKPVIFAYHGYPWLIHRLAYRRTGHPHLHVRGYKESGTTTTPFDMVVRNDMDRYRLVMDVIDRVPGLATRAEGLRQAMADQRIRHHDWIREHGTDLPEVADWSWPY is encoded by the coding sequence ATGACCGCGTTGAGCGCGCATTCGATCTCGCAGCTGGACGCCCACTGGCGCGCCGCGAACTACCTGGCCGTCGGTCAGATCTACCTCATGGGCAACCCCCTGCTGACCCAACCGCTGAGGCCGGAGCACATCAAGCCGCGGCTGCTCGGCCACTGGGGCACCTCGCCCGGCCTCAACCTGGTGCACACGCACCTCAACCGCGTGGTCAAGGAGCGTGCGCTGGAGGCCCTGTGCGTCTGGGGTCCGGGACACGGAGGTCCCGCCGTCCTGGCCAACTCCTGGCTGGAAGGGACATACAGCGAGACGTATCCGGACGTGAGCCGCGACGCCGACGGCATGGCCAAGCTGTTCCGGCAGTTCTCCTTCCCCGGCGGGGTGCCGAGCCATGTGGCGCCGGAGACCCCCGGTTCCGTCCACGAGGGTGGGGAGCTGGGTTATGCCCTGGCCCACGCCTACGGAGCCGCCTTCGACCACCCCGGCCTGCTGGTCGCGTGCGTCATCGGCGACGGCGAGGCCGAGACCGGTCCGCTCGCCGCGTCCTGGCACTCGAACAAGTTCCTCGACCCGGTCCACGACGGCGCGGTCCTGCCGATCCTGCACCTGAACGGCTACAAGATCGCCAACCCGACCGTCTTGTCCCGGATCCCCGAGGACGAGCTCGACGCGCTGCTGCGCGGCTACGGGCACGACCCGCTGTACGTGACCGGCAGTGACCCCACCCAGGTCCACCACGCCATGGCCCGCGCGATGGACCACGCCCTGGACCGCATCGCCCTCATCCAGCAAGAGGCACGGACGGCGGGCACCGACCCCGGCCGAGAGTACGCACGCTGGCCCATGATCGTGCTGCGCACGCCCAAGGGCTGGACCGGTCCGGCGAACGTCGACGGCGACCCGGTCGAGGGCACGTGGCGGGCCCACCAGGTCCCGCTCGCCGGTGTGCGCGAGAACCCGGCACACTTGCAGCAGCTGGAGGCCTGGCTGCGCTCGTACCGGCCGGAGGAGCTCTTCGACGCCGACGGTCGGCCGACGGCCCAGGTCCTGGCCTGCGTGCCGGACGGCGAGCACCGCTTGGGCGCCGTGCCGTACGCGAACGGGGGCCGGCTGCTGCGGCCGCTCCCGCTGCCCGCGCTCGACCAGCACGCCGTCCCCGTCGACAAGCCCGGCCGCACCCTCCACGAACCGACCCGCGTCCTCGGCCGCTTCCTCACGCAGATCATGCGGGACACGGCTGAGCGACGGGACTTCAGGGTCGTCGGGCCGGACGAGACCGCCTCCAACCGGCTGGACGACCTGTACGAAGCCACCGGCAAGGCCTGGCAGGGCATCACGGAGGCCACGGACCGGAACCTGTCCCGCGACGGCCGGGTCATGGAGATCCTCTCCGAACACGTCTGCCAGGGCTGGCTGGAGGGCTACCTCCTCACTGGCCGCCACGGCCTCTTCTCCACCTACGAGGCCTTCGCCCACATCGTCGACTCCATGGTCGCCCAGCACATCAAGTGGCTGAAGACCTCGCGCGAACTGTCCTGGCGAGCGCCCATCGCCTCCCTCAACTACCTGCTCACCTCTCACGTCTGGCGCCAGGACAACAACGGCTTCTCGCACCAGGACCCCGGATTCGTCGACCACGTCCTCAACAAGAGCCCCGACGTCGTACGGGTCTACCTGCCACCGGACGCCAACACCCTCCTCGCCGTGGCCGACCACGCCCTGCGCAGCCGCGACCAGGTCAACGTCATCGTCGCCGGCAAACAGCCCTGCTTCGACTGGCTGCCCATCGACGAGGCCCGCACCCACGTGACGCGCGGCGCCGGCATCTGGGAGTGGGCGGGCACCGACCACGGCTCCCGCGAACCGGACGTCGTCCTCGCCTGCGCCGGCGACGTACCCACCATGGAAGTGCTGGCCGCCGCGGCCCTGCTCCGCGAGCACCTCCCCTCGCTGGCCGTCCGCGTCGTCAACGTCGTCGACATCGCCCGGCTCATGCCCCACGAGGAACACCCCCACGGCATGACGAACCCCGAGTACGACGCCCTCTTCACCACCGACAAGCCGGTGATCTTCGCCTACCACGGCTACCCGTGGCTCATCCACCGCCTCGCCTACCGCCGGACCGGCCACCCCCACCTGCACGTCCGCGGCTACAAGGAGTCCGGCACCACGACCACCCCCTTCGACATGGTCGTGCGCAACGACATGGACCGCTACCGGCTAGTCATGGACGTCATCGACCGCGTACCCGGCCTCGCGACCCGCGCCGAAGGACTGCGCCAAGCCATGGCCGACCAGCGCATCCGACACCACGACTGGATCCGCGAACACGGCACCGACCTGCCGGAAGTCGCGGACTGGTCCTGGCCGTACTGA
- a CDS encoding CBS domain-containing protein, translated as MPASQSTVSDLMTHTAIAIGREASYKEIVELLHEWKVSAVPVLEGEGRVVGVVSEADLLPKEEFRREEPILPDQLDEASKAGAVLAEDLMSSPAVTVHADATAAEAARIMARKGVKRLPVVNKVGMLEGVVSRSDLLKVFLRPNEELEEEIRQAVLAELAPGARLDFSVQDGVVALRGPLRDRALVPLLARAIRSVEGVVDVRMEFDGAVSPA; from the coding sequence ATGCCCGCCTCTCAGTCCACCGTCAGTGACCTCATGACGCACACCGCCATCGCCATCGGCCGTGAGGCGTCCTACAAGGAGATAGTCGAACTGTTGCACGAATGGAAGGTCAGTGCGGTCCCCGTCCTGGAAGGTGAGGGTCGCGTCGTCGGGGTCGTCTCCGAAGCAGACCTCCTCCCCAAGGAAGAGTTTCGCCGCGAGGAGCCCATCCTGCCGGACCAGCTAGACGAAGCGTCCAAGGCCGGCGCCGTGCTCGCCGAGGACCTGATGTCGAGCCCCGCGGTCACCGTCCACGCCGACGCCACTGCCGCGGAGGCTGCCCGCATCATGGCCCGCAAGGGCGTCAAGCGCCTTCCGGTGGTGAACAAAGTCGGCATGCTGGAGGGCGTCGTCAGTCGCAGCGACCTCCTGAAGGTGTTCCTGCGTCCCAACGAGGAACTTGAGGAGGAAATCCGCCAGGCCGTGCTGGCCGAGCTCGCACCGGGCGCGCGCTTGGACTTCTCGGTGCAGGACGGAGTCGTCGCCCTCCGGGGACCGCTGCGGGATCGGGCTCTGGTCCCGCTCCTGGCCCGGGCGATCCGCAGCGTCGAGGGTGTCGTCGACGTCCGGATGGAGTTCGACGGGGCCGTCTCACCCGCTTAG
- a CDS encoding IS4 family transposase, with protein sequence MEQAAITRTVKVAAGVFAPGHIGELTRIVPFEMVDEVLAASGAVQRRVRLVPARVTVYLLLAGALFAELGYRQVFDRLCAGLAGLAPTRPSGSALRQARQRVGAAPLKALFDLVRGPVATTAAAMRWRGLLVVAVDGTLLPVPDAPANLAVFSKQRCNNGAGGYPQIRLVALVACGTRAVIGAAFGPAGTGELEYAGRLAGDLRAGMLLLGDRNFAATALLNRFAATGADLLVRCKSGRRLPPVAHCGDGSFLARLGALTVRVIDAEISIATSREVRTGHYRLLTTLTDPSTHPAAELIRLYHERWEIETAYAELKSTILGGRVLRARTPAGIDQEVWALLVAYQALRTAMTDATDSIPGTDPDRAGFTVALSAARDQLVLAAGIIADTVIDLVGAIGRHVLAQLLPPRRVRTKDRIVKRAISKYNARGPAIDRATYKATISINMLTTDP encoded by the coding sequence TTGGAACAGGCTGCCATAACAAGGACGGTCAAGGTAGCGGCCGGGGTGTTCGCGCCTGGCCATATCGGCGAGCTGACCCGGATCGTGCCGTTCGAGATGGTCGATGAAGTGTTGGCGGCGAGCGGGGCCGTTCAGCGGCGGGTCCGGCTGGTACCGGCGCGAGTCACGGTGTACCTACTGCTGGCCGGGGCGTTGTTCGCCGAGCTGGGCTATCGGCAGGTCTTCGACCGATTGTGCGCGGGTCTGGCGGGCCTGGCGCCCACCAGACCGAGCGGCAGCGCGTTACGACAGGCCCGTCAGCGTGTGGGCGCGGCGCCGTTGAAGGCGCTGTTCGACCTGGTGCGTGGCCCGGTGGCCACGACGGCGGCCGCCATGCGGTGGCGCGGGCTGCTGGTGGTGGCGGTCGACGGCACGCTGCTGCCGGTGCCGGACGCCCCGGCGAACCTCGCTGTGTTCTCCAAACAGCGGTGCAATAACGGGGCCGGGGGCTATCCGCAGATCCGGCTGGTGGCGCTGGTGGCCTGCGGGACCCGGGCGGTGATCGGGGCGGCGTTCGGCCCTGCCGGCACCGGCGAGCTGGAGTACGCGGGCCGACTGGCGGGCGATCTGCGTGCCGGCATGCTGCTGCTGGGCGACCGGAACTTCGCTGCCACCGCACTGCTGAACCGCTTCGCCGCCACCGGCGCCGACCTGCTGGTGCGCTGCAAGTCCGGCCGGAGACTGCCACCGGTGGCCCACTGCGGCGACGGCTCATTCCTGGCCCGGCTGGGCGCACTGACCGTGCGGGTCATCGACGCCGAGATCAGCATCGCCACTTCCCGAGAGGTCCGCACCGGCCACTACCGGCTGCTGACCACCCTCACCGACCCGTCAACGCACCCGGCCGCCGAGCTCATCCGGCTCTACCACGAACGCTGGGAAATCGAGACTGCCTACGCGGAGCTGAAATCCACGATCCTGGGCGGACGGGTCCTGCGTGCCCGCACCCCGGCCGGGATCGACCAGGAGGTCTGGGCTCTCCTGGTCGCCTACCAGGCTCTGCGGACCGCGATGACGGATGCTACCGACAGCATCCCGGGCACCGACCCGGACCGGGCCGGCTTCACCGTCGCACTGTCCGCCGCCCGTGACCAGCTCGTCCTGGCCGCGGGCATCATCGCCGACACCGTCATCGACCTGGTCGGAGCCATCGGCCGCCACGTGCTGGCCCAGCTCCTGCCCCCACGGCGGGTCCGCACCAAAGACCGCATCGTCAAACGAGCGATCTCCAAATACAACGCCCGCGGACCCGCCATCGACCGGGCCACCTACAAGGCCACCATCAGCATCAACATGCTCACCACGGACCCTTGA
- a CDS encoding NUDIX hydrolase — protein sequence MNDNAPPQRRVTGAVVVHEGQVLLVRRRVEEGQLSWQFPAGKVEPGESCEEAAVRETKEEAGLDVVAVIRLGERVHPITSRQVSYTACKVVGGTAHVADADEIAEVAWVTLPEIPQYIPYGLFEPVQQHLDVALRS from the coding sequence CTGAATGACAATGCCCCACCTCAGCGTCGGGTTACCGGGGCCGTCGTGGTTCATGAGGGTCAAGTACTGCTCGTACGGCGACGAGTTGAGGAGGGCCAACTCTCATGGCAGTTCCCGGCGGGCAAAGTCGAACCGGGCGAATCCTGCGAGGAAGCCGCCGTCCGCGAAACCAAGGAGGAAGCCGGCCTGGACGTGGTCGCCGTTATTCGCCTGGGCGAGCGGGTCCATCCCATCACCAGTCGGCAAGTGTCGTACACGGCCTGCAAGGTGGTCGGCGGGACCGCGCACGTGGCGGACGCCGACGAAATCGCTGAGGTCGCCTGGGTGACCCTGCCGGAGATCCCGCAGTACATCCCGTACGGACTCTTCGAGCCGGTCCAGCAACACCTGGACGTTGCCCTTCGATCTTGA